A portion of the Ascaphus truei isolate aAscTru1 chromosome 14, aAscTru1.hap1, whole genome shotgun sequence genome contains these proteins:
- the B4GAT1 gene encoding LOW QUALITY PROTEIN: beta-1,4-glucuronyltransferase 1 (The sequence of the model RefSeq protein was modified relative to this genomic sequence to represent the inferred CDS: inserted 3 bases in 2 codons): protein MSPTVRCSFFRVALAALLLVALLQLLYLSLLSSLHGRQQQRSAYPHPEPGGIAHPEPRWQREQKERLKAALAGGGVLDGSGQYRVYRQLVAPEEEVQARLDVALASHASLSNLGHLQELVQRWDGKISLALFAPSAAQAKLATVLAYALARLCPPLRERVSFHLVCQSGDTASVPELEDRGEFARLRTCQAAFAKAAGLALTXVNYAGNASYPNNLLRNVARAGVSRASFTLVVDIDMVPSDGLREGFLRLVXLEGWRGRTVFVVPAFEIRHTRRLPGTKEELLRLYQVGEVRGFYEELCPRCQAPTNYSQWLNLPEKEGAASVGVAYSVEWRDPWEPFYIGGAEVPAYEERFKQYGFNRISQACELHVAGFSFAVLDSAFLLHKGHKLPGDFHSQKEAENTRNRELYRGFKEELRGRYPDSPRRC from the exons ATGTCCCCCACAGTGCGCTGCTCATTCTTCCGAGTGGCgctggccgccctcctcctcgtTGCCCTCCTCCAGCTCCTCTACCTCTCGCTCCTCTCCAGCCTACACGGGCGACAGCAGCAGCGGTCCGCCTACCCTCACCCGGAGCCCGGGGGCATCGCTCACCCGGAGCCACGCTGGCAGAGAGAGCAGAAGGAACGTCTCAAGGCTGCCCTGGCTGGCGGGGGCGTGCTGGACGGCAGTGGTCAGTACCGGGTCTATCGCCAACTGGTGGCACCCGAAGAGGAGGTGCAAGCACGATTGGATGTGGCCTTGGCATCCCATGCCAGCCTGAGCAATCTTGGGCACCTGCAGGAGCTGGTACAGCGCTGGGATGGCAAGATTTCCCTGGCACTCTTTGCTCCCAGTGCAGCGCAAGCCAAGCTGGCAACTGTACTGGCGTATGCCCTGGCGCGGCTGTGCCCACCGCTGAGAGAGCGGGTATCCTTCCACCTAGTGTGCCAGTCCGGGGACACGGCCTCCGTCCCGGAGCTGGAGGACCGGGGAGAGTTTGCCCGCCTGCGCACGTGCCAGGCTGCCTTCGCCAAGGCGGCGGGGTTGGCACTAA CAGTCAACTACGCGGGCAATGCTTCCTACCCCAACAACCTGCTGAGGAACGTGGCCAGGGCGGGCGTGAGCAGGGCCTCCTTCACCCTGGTGGTGGACATCGATATGGTACCCAGCGATGGGCTGAGGGAAGGGTTTTTGAGGCTGGT GCTGGAGGGGTGGCGGGGGCGCACGGTGTTCGTGGTGCCCGCCTTCGAGATCCGCCACACCCGCCGTCTTCCGGGCACCAAGGAGGAGCTGCTGAGGTTGTACCAGGTGGGGGAGGTGCGAGGGTTTTATGAGGAGCTGTGCCCACGGTGCCAGGCACCCACCAACTACTCGCAGTGGCTGAACCTGCCAGAGAAGGAGGGCGCTGCCAGTGTGGGGGTGGCGTATTCGGTGGAGTGGAGAGACCCGTGGGAGCCGTTTTACATTGGCGGGGCCGAGGTGCCAGCCTATGAGGAGAGGTTCAAGCAGTATGGCTTCAACAGGATAAgccag gcCTGTGAGCTGCATGTGGCTGGCTTCTCCTTTGCTGTGCTGGACTCGGCCTTCCTGCTTCACAAGGGCCACAAGCTGCCGGGGGATTTCCACAGCCAGAAGGAAGCCGAGAACACGCGGAACCGGGAGCTGTACCGGGGCTTCAAGGAGGAGCTGAGGGGCAGATACCCCGACTCCCCCCGACGCTGCTAA